A region from the Tahibacter amnicola genome encodes:
- a CDS encoding non-ribosomal peptide synthetase: MQTLLPLTSAQSSIFHHQCHNEGNPFYNVGGYIRLENPDVDRLTRAHARLVGSFEAFRLRIVVGEAGVHQTHAASCTVELPLVDLSAQDDPQGAAADWLEELFTTCIPLEDAPLYRAALLKLTEHLYFYVGMGHHIALDGIGFVNWGAALARFYGAPSEGSLDLPLEVPNAALVERDQAYRSSDRYVKDRRFWTQKTRGFNDSLFPALQGDVPAQTRRRSAREVLPISPALQATLSTLGAKLQVERHQLVLAVLAVYFSQSYCSDSVVIGIPLHGRHDEGERAKIGLLTQMLPMLVEVDPTASVAGVVGAIRRGQRELLRHRNFPIMEVANDPGNPRPKDQPFDFAFSYLPVGDDPLFDGKPGQLVYCSHHHEQMPLLVTYWDAQDAAGSALFFDYNLGHFPAAEIGAVLRRFVHLLDQLVAQADCPVAELDCVTAEERRHLLAVALGDGIDSIEFDVADRLARQFAERPQHVALEGAFGRVSYAALDRRVAAVAGALHHQYAITKGDRVAVLLPHSPELVVALLALVRLGAVYVPIDPQSPALRTRHILADSQVRLVVTHAEFAREPEDCATDLSWVDVGHLASAATGELPLPSARVQPDDPFYILYTSGSTGVPKGVLINRGAAENLLGGFARQLKLGDGGRWLFLSSVAFDISVVEWLGCLALGNTCVLPSAAQLADPFDLAVMTNAADASFVQTTPSRLKQLYNAGWKPRAGQCVVSAGEPLPTELAENLLACGVVLWNGYGPTEATVYSLVKQVRSDEPAQVRTAIGAQLPGYRHYVLNTHQRLVPPGLPGELVIAGAGLAVGYVNRDDLTERQFVTSGAVPETRLYRTGDVVRHLGGGCFQYLGRNDDQIKLRGYRIELGEIQAAIRQLPGVRDAAVVYRKADGDRPAQLIAYVCADAGSSAAPAGEHALAWVRRSLSEALPGYMVPTAFVAIDALPVSTNGKLDKSRLPQVDDSDADAPTPLQTPQEHRVASVWSEMLGVPFAGLGGHSDFFVLGGDSVLAVRMVARLRNTTMRKVEVGDLFRHSRLSALAARLDALPPWHAPGQIPSVVRDAPDYPVSVVQRQLWHLQSQEPASSRYNMAVAYRVDGPMVPARIEQALAALLERHESLRTVYRQTDAGLRQVVLAAPAWRLETIDGTVWTPRERAGNVEAASLRHAQAPFDLAVDVPFRAQVIVLSDTESVLLLNLHHIAVDGWSIRVLVDQFLDIYTAMASGQSVTLAAPHRQYVDFAAWQHAALAQGAWDGQLTYWEGVLSDAPPQHALPLDGPRSAPSDHAAQPVELAIGPALVTRLRNLAQRLAVTEFSLLQSVFALLACKWSYSDEVVIGSPVLGRGSTELESTVGMFVNVLAYVHRFRSDQRFADYLTHFQRTAAQALENQDIPFERVVEAIRPQRDPGVHPVFQLLFAFQDDLPERMTAGGLRFERLPEPAVATKFDLELLVCRSDDRWLCRWISAPGLFQRESVAALASAYVDLLERVADAPGKHVGEIGLRPALAPAGEWAPVSDVAGVHQLVERRTALCADAVAVRHGDQMMTYGQLNQRANRLARLLLARNVAPGSRVALCLPRSIDLIVATIAVLKAGCAYVPVDPGYPAARQSYILSDADPVCVLSTVRLASECAPVFAGRAQLVLDDPALDVTLAGLAPDDIAPAQVGVSPDSDAYVIYTSGSTGQPKGVLIAHRGLINLAVVQARAFGIDDSSRVLQFASFSFDAATSEWSTALATGAELILVPEDVVPDAAALTRWASAHRVTHATLPPVVLKRLQPAAWPTLTHVISAGEAVSLEEARRWSAHCRFINAYGPSESTVCATIGGINETYGKLTIGQAMEGLVVHVVDKGLRPVPHGAVGELCISGIALAKGYLNKPDQTRAAFVDLPLDNGAVLPIYRTGDRVRLLADGDLIFEGRIDEQVKIRGHRVECAEVEKCIAAHPAIKEVSVFVRKMAADDAVLAAYIAPHATGANATLVEDLRRQLDAQLPSYMVPTVIVALESLPLNRNGKIDKKQLASLEVGPTSRTVRRSLTETEAAVRDIWTSFLGAGVDDPDLGFFESGGYSLLISDVLGAVEAQFGVRPTYREFFDHATVAGLAAFIDAKRQMPSAPAEAHPRWTGQTGVLSFEQQRIWFIDQMEQGSSHYNMPVALELKGAIAPHLIETALRRIVARHESLRTVFAVDAADHPVQIVNADGQLTLSVLPLGDENRDAAVQRLRRLEQNTVFDLRRDLLLRASLLRVSPDEAVLFLTVHHIAADGWSVDRLIAEFGELYAGLLEGQERLLPPLPLQYKDYAAQQRRMAEAGALAEGITYWRQYLDGAPQCHSLPLDYPRGDVPSLRGASWTTRLSGDLAGRLKALSRTHDTTLFVTLQTAFALLIARWSENRDVLVGTPVANRHRADTAPLIGFFVNTLVLRTDCRDNLRFGDLLRRGRNAFLGAFEHQHVPFDVLVDALTQARNPAHAPLVQILFSLQDDPARKLSRLNLPALAFRVLDEDGERPVKFDLELMVSESDDGLVCQWQFDTALFTAGTIRRLFDSFVCLLEAVVEDVDVRILEIDIVGNAERAELLAPPRRLPAAVTAGGLVGERFERVAQQRGDTLAVVHGAQQLSYAQLESRSNRLANWLITSGYAGDRPVAIYMKRGIDLVVAIMAVMKSGSPYLPIDLGYPAQRVGYILQDSRAALLLGDRESVAQLDGGPGQLAICCMDDDGFAREFQCCSDDPAVLHGIRRLNGKGLAYVVYTSGSTGQPKGVVVRQESFLNLVLWYQHDYGFASEDRCLLIGSIGFDMTQKNLFAPLLAGGTLVIPDEYFDPVAISALIAEQQVTVVNCAPSAAYQLVESPERWPALSSLRLLALGGEAIRLNQLRAWLGSPACRARLLNMYGPSECTDIALAADYDKTEAASHAVTVPIGRPIYNCSAYVLNEQMKLQPRGVVGELYIGGVGVSNGYINLDDLNARSFLDGVLEGAGRLYRTGDLVKIDANGIFHYIARADHQVKIRGYRVETAEIDAIIAENACVQQAVTVVREDANGEKSLVAFIVLKAGEAAAANDAVFLQLRQTLLGRLPGFMIPAKFVLLDAMPLTPNGKIDKRALQDAAASHAGWRFARQMRAPNTDTESQLLGIWRELLGHDDIGIDDDFFELGGHSLLVTRLTSKVVKTFALDAASLSVKEFFQHPTIEATARLIDAKSRYSRLLAKEKLLLESGAGIEEGSF; this comes from the coding sequence GTGCAGACGTTGTTACCACTGACATCGGCGCAATCGAGCATTTTCCACCACCAGTGCCACAACGAAGGCAACCCGTTCTACAACGTCGGTGGCTACATCCGCCTGGAAAATCCGGACGTCGATCGGCTTACGCGCGCGCACGCGCGCCTGGTCGGCTCCTTCGAAGCATTCCGGCTCAGGATCGTCGTGGGTGAGGCGGGTGTTCACCAGACGCATGCCGCTTCATGCACTGTGGAACTTCCGCTGGTCGACCTCTCGGCGCAGGACGATCCCCAGGGTGCCGCCGCGGACTGGCTGGAAGAGCTATTCACGACATGTATACCCCTTGAGGACGCGCCGCTGTACCGTGCGGCGCTGCTCAAGCTGACGGAGCATCTCTATTTCTACGTCGGCATGGGGCATCACATCGCCCTGGACGGCATCGGCTTCGTGAACTGGGGCGCTGCACTGGCGCGCTTCTACGGCGCACCCTCCGAAGGTTCACTGGATCTGCCCCTGGAGGTACCGAATGCGGCATTGGTCGAACGCGACCAGGCCTACCGGAGCAGCGACCGCTACGTAAAGGATCGGCGCTTCTGGACACAGAAGACCCGCGGCTTCAATGACAGCCTGTTTCCCGCGCTGCAAGGCGACGTCCCTGCGCAAACGCGCCGGCGCAGTGCCCGTGAAGTGCTGCCGATATCGCCGGCGTTGCAGGCGACGCTGTCGACACTGGGCGCGAAGTTGCAGGTCGAGCGGCACCAACTGGTGCTCGCGGTGCTCGCTGTCTATTTCAGCCAGAGCTATTGCTCCGATTCCGTGGTGATCGGAATCCCGTTGCACGGACGGCACGACGAGGGGGAGCGGGCCAAGATCGGGTTGCTGACCCAGATGCTGCCGATGCTGGTCGAGGTGGATCCCACGGCTTCCGTGGCCGGCGTGGTCGGCGCGATCCGGCGCGGACAACGGGAACTGCTGCGGCACCGCAACTTTCCCATCATGGAAGTGGCCAACGACCCCGGCAATCCCAGGCCCAAGGACCAGCCGTTCGATTTTGCGTTTAGCTATCTGCCCGTCGGTGACGATCCGTTGTTCGACGGCAAGCCGGGCCAGCTCGTTTATTGCTCGCATCATCACGAGCAGATGCCCTTGCTGGTGACCTACTGGGACGCGCAGGATGCCGCCGGCAGTGCCTTGTTCTTCGACTACAACCTGGGACATTTCCCGGCTGCGGAAATCGGCGCCGTACTGCGCCGCTTCGTGCACCTGCTCGACCAACTGGTCGCACAAGCCGATTGCCCGGTGGCAGAACTGGATTGCGTCACCGCGGAGGAACGCCGGCACCTGCTGGCCGTGGCCCTCGGCGATGGCATCGACAGCATTGAATTCGACGTTGCCGATCGACTCGCCCGCCAGTTCGCCGAACGACCGCAGCACGTGGCGCTGGAAGGTGCGTTCGGTCGCGTCAGCTACGCAGCGCTCGATCGACGCGTTGCAGCGGTTGCCGGCGCGCTCCATCATCAGTATGCGATCACCAAGGGCGATCGCGTGGCGGTGCTCCTGCCGCATTCGCCGGAACTGGTGGTCGCGCTGCTGGCCTTGGTCCGCCTGGGCGCGGTGTACGTTCCTATCGATCCGCAAAGTCCAGCCCTTCGTACGCGTCATATCCTGGCCGACAGCCAGGTGCGACTGGTCGTCACCCATGCCGAATTCGCGCGCGAACCGGAAGATTGCGCAACAGACCTTTCCTGGGTCGACGTCGGGCATCTCGCGTCCGCAGCGACCGGGGAGCTGCCGCTGCCATCCGCACGCGTGCAGCCAGACGATCCGTTCTACATTCTCTACACCTCCGGCTCGACCGGCGTCCCCAAGGGCGTATTGATCAATCGTGGCGCAGCCGAGAACCTGCTCGGCGGATTTGCGCGACAGTTGAAGCTCGGCGACGGCGGCCGCTGGCTGTTCCTGTCGAGCGTCGCCTTCGATATTTCTGTCGTGGAGTGGCTCGGCTGCCTGGCGCTCGGCAATACCTGTGTCCTTCCGTCCGCGGCGCAACTGGCCGATCCCTTCGACCTCGCCGTAATGACGAATGCGGCGGACGCCTCGTTCGTGCAGACCACGCCGTCGCGCCTGAAGCAGCTCTACAACGCCGGCTGGAAGCCCCGCGCCGGCCAATGCGTTGTCAGCGCGGGCGAGCCGCTGCCCACCGAACTGGCCGAGAATCTGCTGGCGTGTGGCGTCGTGCTGTGGAACGGCTACGGCCCGACGGAGGCGACGGTCTATTCCCTGGTCAAGCAGGTTCGCAGCGATGAACCCGCGCAGGTCCGCACCGCGATTGGGGCCCAGCTGCCCGGCTATCGTCACTATGTGCTCAATACGCACCAGCGGCTTGTGCCGCCGGGCTTGCCCGGGGAGTTGGTCATTGCCGGCGCCGGACTCGCGGTTGGCTATGTAAACCGGGATGACCTGACCGAACGCCAGTTCGTCACCAGCGGCGCGGTGCCCGAAACGCGGCTCTACCGCACCGGCGATGTCGTGCGGCACCTGGGCGGTGGGTGTTTCCAGTACCTGGGACGCAATGACGACCAGATCAAGCTTCGCGGCTATCGGATCGAGCTGGGCGAAATCCAGGCGGCGATCCGGCAACTACCCGGTGTGCGCGATGCCGCCGTTGTATATCGCAAGGCGGACGGTGACCGCCCGGCCCAGTTGATCGCCTACGTTTGCGCCGATGCGGGCAGCTCCGCTGCGCCGGCCGGCGAGCACGCGCTGGCCTGGGTTCGGCGGTCGCTTTCGGAAGCCTTGCCGGGCTACATGGTGCCGACGGCGTTTGTTGCCATCGACGCCTTGCCCGTCAGTACCAACGGAAAGCTCGACAAGTCGCGTCTTCCACAGGTGGACGACAGCGATGCCGACGCGCCGACGCCGCTCCAAACCCCGCAGGAACACCGTGTTGCCAGCGTGTGGTCCGAGATGCTGGGCGTACCGTTCGCCGGGCTGGGCGGGCATAGCGACTTCTTTGTCCTGGGTGGCGACTCCGTGCTGGCGGTCCGGATGGTGGCCCGCCTGCGCAACACAACGATGCGCAAGGTCGAGGTCGGCGACCTGTTTCGCCACTCGCGTCTTTCCGCGCTGGCCGCACGCCTGGACGCGCTGCCGCCGTGGCACGCGCCGGGGCAGATCCCCAGTGTCGTGCGCGACGCCCCGGACTATCCCGTTTCGGTGGTACAGCGCCAGCTGTGGCATCTGCAGTCGCAGGAGCCCGCATCCAGCCGTTACAACATGGCGGTTGCCTACCGCGTTGACGGGCCGATGGTGCCCGCACGGATTGAGCAGGCCTTGGCGGCACTGCTGGAACGCCACGAATCACTGCGCACTGTTTATCGGCAAACGGACGCCGGGTTGCGTCAGGTCGTGCTGGCCGCGCCCGCATGGCGGCTCGAAACGATAGACGGCACCGTGTGGACGCCGCGGGAACGCGCCGGGAACGTCGAAGCAGCCTCGTTGCGGCACGCGCAGGCGCCGTTCGACCTGGCGGTGGACGTGCCATTCCGCGCCCAGGTGATCGTGCTGTCGGACACCGAGTCCGTGCTGCTTCTGAACCTGCACCATATCGCCGTGGACGGCTGGTCGATCCGTGTGCTGGTCGATCAGTTCCTGGACATCTATACCGCGATGGCCAGCGGGCAGTCCGTGACGCTGGCGGCGCCGCACCGGCAATATGTGGATTTTGCGGCATGGCAGCACGCTGCGCTGGCGCAGGGCGCGTGGGATGGCCAGTTGACGTACTGGGAAGGTGTATTGAGCGATGCACCGCCGCAGCATGCGCTGCCGCTGGACGGCCCGAGATCGGCGCCCTCCGACCATGCCGCGCAACCGGTGGAGCTGGCGATCGGCCCGGCACTGGTGACCAGGCTGCGAAACCTTGCCCAGCGATTGGCTGTTACCGAGTTCAGCCTGCTGCAGAGCGTTTTCGCCCTGCTGGCTTGCAAATGGAGTTACAGCGACGAGGTCGTGATCGGCAGTCCGGTGCTGGGACGCGGGTCGACGGAACTGGAGTCGACCGTCGGCATGTTCGTCAATGTGCTGGCCTACGTGCATCGCTTCCGCTCCGACCAGCGCTTCGCGGACTACCTCACGCATTTCCAGCGGACCGCCGCCCAGGCCCTGGAGAACCAGGACATTCCGTTTGAACGGGTCGTCGAAGCCATTCGGCCGCAACGGGATCCGGGCGTGCATCCGGTCTTCCAGCTCCTGTTCGCCTTCCAGGACGACCTGCCGGAACGCATGACGGCGGGAGGACTGCGGTTCGAGCGCCTGCCGGAACCGGCGGTGGCCACGAAGTTCGACCTGGAGCTGCTGGTCTGTCGTTCGGACGACCGCTGGCTGTGCCGCTGGATTTCTGCGCCCGGGCTGTTTCAGCGCGAATCGGTAGCGGCGCTGGCTTCGGCCTACGTGGACCTGCTGGAGCGCGTCGCGGACGCGCCCGGGAAACACGTCGGTGAGATCGGTCTGCGGCCGGCACTGGCTCCGGCTGGAGAATGGGCGCCTGTGTCCGACGTCGCCGGCGTGCATCAACTGGTGGAGCGCAGGACGGCCTTGTGTGCCGATGCTGTCGCTGTTCGCCATGGCGACCAGATGATGACGTATGGCCAGCTCAACCAGCGGGCAAACCGGCTCGCGCGGTTGCTCCTGGCCCGCAACGTGGCACCGGGTTCGCGCGTGGCGCTGTGCTTGCCGCGCAGCATCGACCTGATCGTCGCGACGATTGCCGTGCTGAAGGCGGGCTGCGCCTACGTGCCTGTCGATCCGGGCTATCCGGCTGCGCGCCAGTCCTACATTCTCAGCGACGCCGATCCTGTCTGTGTGTTGAGCACCGTCCGGCTTGCCAGTGAGTGCGCGCCGGTTTTTGCGGGGCGCGCGCAGCTCGTGCTGGATGATCCAGCCCTGGACGTCACGCTCGCCGGGCTGGCGCCCGATGACATCGCGCCCGCGCAGGTCGGCGTGTCGCCGGACAGCGACGCCTACGTCATCTACACCTCCGGTTCCACCGGACAGCCCAAGGGCGTTCTGATCGCGCATCGTGGATTGATCAACCTTGCGGTCGTGCAGGCACGCGCATTCGGTATCGACGACAGCTCCCGCGTGCTGCAATTCGCGTCCTTCAGTTTTGACGCGGCCACGTCCGAGTGGAGCACCGCACTGGCCACCGGTGCCGAGCTGATCCTGGTGCCGGAAGACGTCGTCCCTGACGCCGCGGCTTTGACCCGATGGGCGTCCGCGCACCGCGTCACCCATGCGACGCTGCCGCCGGTCGTGCTCAAGCGTCTGCAACCGGCCGCCTGGCCGACATTGACCCACGTTATTTCTGCCGGCGAGGCGGTTTCGCTGGAAGAAGCGCGGCGCTGGTCGGCGCACTGCCGCTTTATCAACGCCTACGGGCCCAGCGAGTCGACAGTCTGCGCGACCATCGGTGGGATCAACGAAACGTACGGAAAACTGACGATAGGCCAGGCCATGGAAGGGCTGGTCGTGCACGTCGTCGACAAGGGGCTGCGGCCCGTGCCGCACGGTGCCGTCGGCGAACTGTGCATTTCGGGCATTGCGCTCGCCAAGGGCTATCTGAACAAACCGGACCAGACCCGCGCCGCCTTTGTCGACCTGCCGCTGGACAATGGTGCTGTGCTGCCGATCTACCGGACGGGCGACCGGGTAAGACTGCTTGCCGATGGCGACCTGATCTTCGAAGGCCGGATCGACGAACAAGTGAAGATCCGCGGCCACCGGGTGGAATGCGCAGAGGTGGAAAAATGCATTGCGGCGCATCCGGCGATCAAGGAAGTCTCGGTCTTCGTGCGGAAAATGGCTGCCGACGATGCCGTCCTGGCCGCCTACATCGCTCCGCATGCGACCGGCGCCAACGCGACATTGGTGGAAGACCTGCGCCGCCAGCTGGATGCACAGTTGCCGTCCTACATGGTCCCGACGGTGATTGTCGCCCTGGAGTCTTTGCCGCTGAATCGCAACGGCAAGATCGACAAGAAGCAGCTCGCGTCCCTTGAGGTGGGACCGACGTCCCGCACGGTGCGCCGGTCGTTGACGGAAACCGAGGCGGCGGTTCGCGATATCTGGACCTCATTTCTCGGCGCCGGCGTGGACGATCCCGATCTGGGATTCTTCGAATCTGGCGGCTATTCACTGCTGATTTCCGATGTGCTTGGTGCGGTCGAAGCGCAATTTGGCGTCCGTCCGACCTATCGGGAATTCTTTGACCACGCCACCGTCGCCGGACTGGCGGCATTCATCGATGCGAAGCGGCAGATGCCCTCGGCGCCGGCTGAGGCGCATCCGCGCTGGACGGGCCAGACGGGGGTGCTGTCGTTCGAACAGCAGCGGATCTGGTTTATCGACCAGATGGAGCAGGGCAGCAGCCACTACAACATGCCGGTGGCGCTGGAACTGAAAGGTGCCATCGCTCCGCATCTCATCGAGACGGCATTGCGTCGCATCGTGGCGCGCCACGAAAGCCTGCGCACCGTCTTTGCCGTCGATGCGGCCGATCATCCCGTTCAAATCGTCAACGCGGATGGCCAGCTGACGCTTTCAGTGCTTCCGCTGGGCGACGAAAACCGTGACGCTGCGGTGCAGCGTCTGAGACGGCTGGAGCAGAACACCGTGTTCGACCTCCGTCGCGATCTGCTGCTGCGCGCCAGCCTGCTGCGGGTGTCGCCGGATGAAGCCGTACTTTTCCTCACCGTGCATCACATCGCTGCCGACGGCTGGTCGGTGGACCGTCTCATCGCGGAATTCGGCGAGCTTTACGCCGGGCTGCTCGAAGGCCAGGAACGCCTGCTGCCACCGCTACCGTTGCAGTACAAGGACTACGCGGCGCAGCAGCGGCGCATGGCCGAGGCGGGTGCCCTCGCGGAAGGCATCACATACTGGCGGCAGTACCTGGACGGTGCGCCACAGTGCCACTCGCTGCCGCTGGACTATCCCCGCGGCGATGTCCCCTCGTTGCGTGGCGCCAGCTGGACGACGCGCCTCTCCGGCGATCTGGCCGGACGGCTCAAGGCGTTGAGTCGAACACACGATACGACTCTGTTCGTCACGTTGCAGACGGCGTTTGCGCTGCTGATCGCGCGCTGGAGCGAAAATCGCGACGTGCTGGTAGGTACGCCCGTCGCCAATCGTCACCGGGCTGACACGGCACCGCTGATCGGCTTCTTCGTCAACACGCTGGTATTGCGCACGGATTGCCGGGACAACCTGCGCTTCGGCGACCTGCTGCGGCGCGGGCGTAATGCGTTCCTTGGTGCCTTCGAACATCAGCACGTTCCCTTTGATGTGCTCGTCGATGCGCTCACGCAGGCGCGCAATCCGGCCCATGCGCCATTGGTCCAGATTCTGTTCTCGTTGCAGGACGATCCGGCGCGCAAACTCAGTCGGCTCAATCTGCCGGCGCTGGCGTTCCGCGTGCTGGACGAAGACGGCGAAAGGCCGGTCAAGTTCGACCTGGAACTGATGGTGTCGGAGAGCGACGACGGATTGGTCTGCCAGTGGCAGTTCGATACGGCGCTGTTCACAGCCGGCACGATTCGCCGGCTGTTCGATTCCTTCGTTTGCCTGCTGGAGGCGGTCGTCGAGGACGTCGATGTCCGCATCCTGGAAATCGACATTGTCGGCAACGCGGAACGCGCGGAATTGCTGGCGCCCCCTCGTCGCTTGCCGGCGGCTGTGACTGCCGGCGGCCTTGTCGGCGAGCGCTTCGAACGGGTGGCACAGCAACGCGGCGATACGCTGGCGGTGGTCCACGGCGCGCAGCAACTGAGCTATGCCCAGCTGGAGTCGCGTTCCAACCGCCTGGCCAACTGGTTGATCACCAGCGGCTATGCGGGCGACCGGCCGGTGGCGATCTACATGAAACGGGGTATCGACCTCGTCGTTGCGATCATGGCAGTGATGAAGTCCGGCTCCCCGTACCTGCCCATCGACCTGGGGTACCCGGCGCAACGGGTGGGCTACATCCTCCAGGATTCGCGTGCCGCGCTGCTGCTGGGCGACCGTGAGTCGGTCGCCCAGCTCGATGGTGGCCCCGGGCAGCTGGCCATCTGCTGCATGGACGACGATGGATTTGCCCGTGAGTTCCAGTGCTGTTCCGACGATCCGGCGGTGTTGCACGGGATCCGGCGGCTGAACGGGAAGGGGCTCGCCTACGTCGTCTATACGTCGGGTTCGACAGGCCAGCCCAAGGGCGTCGTCGTGCGCCAGGAGAGCTTCCTGAACCTGGTGCTGTGGTACCAGCACGACTACGGGTTCGCGTCCGAAGACCGCTGTCTGCTCATCGGTTCGATCGGCTTTGACATGACGCAGAAGAATCTCTTTGCGCCGCTGCTGGCGGGCGGAACGCTGGTGATTCCCGATGAGTACTTCGATCCGGTAGCCATTTCAGCCTTGATTGCCGAACAGCAGGTCACGGTCGTGAATTGCGCACCGAGCGCGGCCTATCAACTGGTGGAGTCGCCCGAGCGGTGGCCGGCGCTGTCGTCGCTGCGTCTTCTCGCCCTGGGGGGCGAGGCCATCCGCCTGAACCAGCTTCGTGCCTGGCTCGGGAGTCCGGCTTGCCGTGCGCGCCTGTTGAACATGTACGGTCCGAGCGAGTGCACCGACATTGCGCTCGCCGCCGACTATGACAAGACAGAAGCGGCCAGCCACGCAGTCACGGTGCCGATCGGCCGTCCCATCTACAACTGTTCGGCATACGTACTCAACGAACAGATGAAGCTGCAGCCGCGCGGCGTGGTGGGCGAGCTGTACATCGGTGGCGTGGGCGTCAGCAACGGCTACATCAACCTCGACGACCTGAATGCGAGGAGTTTCCTCGACGGTGTGCTGGAAGGCGCCGGGCGTCTCTATCGGACCGGCGATCTGGTGAAGATCGACGCGAATGGAATCTTCCACTACATCGCGCGGGCAGACCACCAGGTGAAGATCCGCGGCTACCGTGTAGAGACAGCGGAAATCGACGCAATCATCGCCGAAAACGCCTGTGTCCAGCAGGCGGTGACCGTCGTGCGCGAAGACGCGAACGGCGAGAAGTCGCTGGTGGCTTTCATCGTATTGAAGGCCGGCGAGGCAGCGGCCGCCAACGACGCGGTTTTCCTGCAGCTGCGGCAAACCCTGCTCGGCAGACTCCCGGGATTCATGATTCCGGCAAAGTTCGTGCTGCTCGACGCAATGCCGCTCACTCCGAACGGAAAAATCGACAAGCGCGCACTCCAGGACGCGGCAGCCAGTCATGCAGGGTGGCGCTTCGCGCGCCAGATGCGCGCGCCCAACACCGACACCGAGTCACAGCTGCTTGGCATCTGGCGCGAGCTCCTCGGCCACGACGACATCGGTATCGACGACGACTTCTTCGAGCTGGGTGGCCACTCGCTGCTGGTGACACGGCTGACCAGCAAGGTCGTCAAGACATTCGCACTCGACGCGGCATCGCTGAGCGTCAAAGAGTTCTTCCAGCATCCGACGATTGAAGCGACGGCGCGACTGATCGACGCCAAGTCGCGCTACAGCCGGCTGCTGGCCAAGGAAAAACTACTGCTCGAATCGGGCGCCGGCATCGAAGAGGGAAGCTTTTAA
- a CDS encoding GNAT family N-acetyltransferase — protein MLQFPEPVKQYWQQLFCAGETLFQDEHFLLSVNPALREERRLMVLTLADGRVLATTTPAMAEVLHLARRRPTSMAGLRERLEAVGGALHGADHLFYYDRAAQAELTANPADAVRRLSGADEPAFRAFEGRASEQDRDDASVALEHWIACGAFVNDHLVCVASLYPWGDAPMGDMGVLTLAEFRGLGHARRVVRAISGAALEQGYEPQYRCQLDNLPSVALAKSAGLSRFGSWDVISPDSPV, from the coding sequence ATGCTGCAATTTCCAGAACCCGTCAAGCAGTACTGGCAGCAACTCTTCTGCGCCGGCGAGACGCTGTTCCAGGACGAGCACTTCCTGCTGTCCGTGAATCCCGCGCTGAGGGAAGAACGCCGGCTGATGGTCCTGACGCTGGCGGACGGTCGCGTTCTGGCGACGACGACGCCGGCAATGGCCGAGGTGCTCCATCTGGCCCGGCGGCGGCCCACGTCGATGGCGGGCCTGCGCGAACGACTGGAGGCGGTCGGCGGCGCGTTGCACGGCGCTGACCACCTGTTCTACTACGACAGGGCCGCTCAAGCGGAGCTCACGGCCAATCCCGCCGACGCAGTGCGCCGTCTGAGCGGCGCCGACGAACCCGCCTTCCGGGCGTTTGAGGGCAGGGCGTCAGAGCAGGACAGGGACGACGCTTCCGTAGCGCTTGAGCACTGGATCGCCTGTGGCGCGTTTGTGAACGACCACCTTGTCTGTGTCGCCAGCCTGTATCCATGGGGCGACGCCCCCATGGGGGACATGGGCGTGCTGACACTCGCCGAATTCCGCGGACTCGGCCATGCCCGCAGAGTCGTGCGCGCCATCAGCGGTGCCGCACTGGAACAAGGCTATGAACCCCAGTATCGCTGCCAGTTGGACAACCTTCCGTCGGTCGCGCTGGCCAAGTCCGCCGGACTGTCGCGTTTCGGCAGCTGGGACGTGATTTCTCCGGACTCGCCGGTGTAG
- the soxR gene encoding redox-sensitive transcriptional activator SoxR codes for MTDLGVGEVARRSGVSVSALHFYESKGLIRSARSAGNQRRYSRDVLRRIAVIRVAQRVGISLEAIGEALSRLPQSRTPTRADWARLSAVWHQALDARITELTRLRDELTGCIGCGCLSLKRCRLSNPADTLGKIGPGPRRLMGNPLE; via the coding sequence ATGACGGACCTGGGTGTAGGCGAGGTCGCACGCCGCAGCGGGGTATCGGTGTCGGCCCTGCACTTCTATGAAAGCAAGGGCCTGATCAGAAGCGCGCGCAGTGCGGGCAATCAGCGACGCTATTCGCGCGACGTCCTGCGCCGGATTGCGGTAATTCGTGTTGCACAACGTGTAGGAATCTCCCTGGAGGCCATCGGGGAGGCTCTGTCGCGCCTGCCCCAGTCACGGACGCCGACCCGCGCCGACTGGGCGCGACTTTCTGCCGTATGGCACCAGGCGCTCGATGCGCGCATCACCGAGTTGACCCGCCTGCGCGACGAGTTGACCGGGTGCATCGGCTGCGGCTGTCTTTCGCTCAAGCGATGCCGGTTGAGCAATCCGGCCGACACCCTGGGGAAGATCGGCCCCGGTCCGCGGCGATTGATGGGAAATCCACTGGAATAG